One Pyrus communis chromosome 4, drPyrComm1.1, whole genome shotgun sequence genomic region harbors:
- the LOC137731343 gene encoding uncharacterized protein isoform X1: MIGFSWLRGYSAVWFLAWSVADLPTVPAILLFFGYTYWKQYWLQNFHTKDYSCSNREINDAIRSNVTYTTTLNLGSYSSIYLNALEKLHLHSQGHHSVEIYQFLSVSFLSSCQHPWCSSLTQLRGSLSPLFLIQEHSCNN, from the exons ATGATAGGGTTTTCCTGGCTAAGAGGATATTCTGCGGTTTGGTTCCTCGCTTGGTCAGTCGCAGATTTACCGACGGTTCCGGCGATCCTGTTATTTTTTGg TTATACGTACTGGAAACAATACTGGTTACAAAATTTTCATACCAAGGATTACTCTTGCAGCAACAGAGA AATAAATGATGCAATCAGATCAAACGTAACATATACAACAACATTAAACTTAG GTTCATATTCCTCAATTTATCTTAATGCATTGGAAAAATTGCACCTCCACAGCCAAG GTCATCATTCTGTTGAAATATACCAATTTCTTTCTGTTTCCTTTCTTTCATCTTGCCAGCACCCATGGTGTTCATCACTCACTCAGCTACGCGGTTCATTGTCTCCTTTGTTTCTCATACAAGAACATTCCTGTAACAATTAA
- the LOC137731343 gene encoding uncharacterized protein isoform X3 — MIGFSWLRGYSAVWFLAWSVADLPTVPAILLFFGINDAIRSNVTYTTTLNLGSYSSIYLNALEKLHLHSQGHHSVEIYQFLSVSFLSSCQHPWCSSLTQLRGSLSPLFLIQEHSCNN, encoded by the exons ATGATAGGGTTTTCCTGGCTAAGAGGATATTCTGCGGTTTGGTTCCTCGCTTGGTCAGTCGCAGATTTACCGACGGTTCCGGCGATCCTGTTATTTTTTGg AATAAATGATGCAATCAGATCAAACGTAACATATACAACAACATTAAACTTAG GTTCATATTCCTCAATTTATCTTAATGCATTGGAAAAATTGCACCTCCACAGCCAAG GTCATCATTCTGTTGAAATATACCAATTTCTTTCTGTTTCCTTTCTTTCATCTTGCCAGCACCCATGGTGTTCATCACTCACTCAGCTACGCGGTTCATTGTCTCCTTTGTTTCTCATACAAGAACATTCCTGTAACAATTAA
- the LOC137732362 gene encoding pentatricopeptide repeat-containing protein At2g22070-like: MEASNPACRSDFYAYQLQASLRKRDLFAGKSIHAQVIKSGLHLCSVFLMNNLMTVYLKTGSASDAHRVFDEMPLRNTLSWNTILSAYAKQGRFDEALSVFNAMPQRDSVSWTAMIVGYNQMGRYGSAIQMFVQMIADGVPVTQFTLTNILSACGAVKALEIGRKVHSFVVKLAVGGYVSVANCLLNMYAKSGDPRTAKIVFDRMRLKNTSSWNAMISLHMQCGCADLALAQFKQMKERDIVSWNSLIAGYNQHGLDMEALTTFSCMLQDSVLQPDKFTLASILSACANLEKLELGKQIHAHIVRAELGTYDAVKNALITMYAKSGGLAIAQKILEQCATSDLNVIAFTALLHGYIKLGDIMPARQIFDSLRDRDVVAWTAMIVGYVQNGLNNDALELFMSMIKQGPKPNSYTLAAMLSVSSSLASLDYGKQIHASAMRSGEVHSVSVSNALISMYSKAGSIGGAKKVFNLIYLNRDTVSWTSMIIALAQHGHGEDAIELFEKMLSHGIKPDHITYVGVLSACIHVRLVEQGRSYYNLMTNVHKIEPTHSHYACMIDLLGRAGLLQEAFNFIQSLPVEPDVIAWGSLLSCCKVHKNVDLAKVAAEKLLLIDPDNSGAYSALANLYSACGRWEEAAQVRRSMKNKGVKKEQGFSWIQIQNKVHVFGVDDGVHTQKEAIYKMMEKIWKEIKNMGFVPDTDSVLHDVGEEVKEKMLKHHSEKLAIAFGLINTPENTTLRIMKNLRVCNDCHSAIKFISKLVGREIILRDATRFHHFKNGQCSCRDYW, from the coding sequence ATGGAGGCCTCAAATCCGGCCTGCCGTTCGGACTTCTACGCATATCAGCTGCAAGCAAGCCTCAGAAAGCGAGACTtatttgccggaaaatcaatCCATGCCCAGGTCATCAAATCCGGCCTTCACCTCTGCAGTGTGTTTTTGATGAACAACCTCATGACCGTGTACCTCAAAACCGGCTCTGCTTCCGATGCCCACCGCGTGTTCGACGAAATGCCCCTAAGGAATACGCTCTCATGGAACACTATTCTCTCCGCTTATGCAAAGCAGGGAAGGTTTGACGAAGCACTGAGCGTTTTCAATGCAATGCCGCAACGGGACTCCGTTTCCTGGACCGCAATGATCGTGGGTTACAATCAGATGGGTCGTTATGGGAGTGCCATTCAGATGTTTGTGCAGATGATTGCGGACGGAGTTCCGGTGACCCAGTTCACCCTTACTAACATTCTTTCCGCATGTGGTGCTGTTAAGGCTTTGGAGATTGGTAGAAAGGTTCATTCGTTTGTTGTTAAACTTGCGGTTGGCGGTTATGTTTCTGTTGCCAACTGTCTTTTAAACATGTATGCAAAATCTGGTGATCCCAGGACCGCGAAGATTGTTTTCGATAGGATGAGGTTGAAAAACACATCGAGCTGGAATGCTATGATTTCTTTGCATATGCAATGCGGTTGTGCTGACCTTGCTCTTGCTCAGTTTAAGCAAATGAAGGAGCGCGACATTGTTTCTTGGAATTCGTTGATTGCAGGATACAATCAGCATGGCCTTGACATGGAAGCACTGACTACCTTCTCATGTATGCTTCAGGATTCTGTTCTACAGCCCGACAAGTTCACCTTAGCAAGCATTCTGTCAGCTTGTGCTAACCTTGAGAAGTTGGAACTTGGGAAGCAAATCCATGCCCATATTGTAAGAGCTGAGCTGGGCACATATGATGCGGTGAAAAATGCTTTGATCACAATGTATGCTAAATCTGGTGGGTTGGCAATCGCTCAAAAGATTTTAGAGCAATGCGCGACTTCCGATCTCAATGTTATAGCTTTTACCGCCCTATTGCATGGGTACATAAAGCTTGGGGATATAATGCCAGCCAGGCAGATATTTGACTCGTTGAGAGACCGTGATGTGGTTGCATGGACAGCAATGATTGTTGGTTATGTACAGAACGGGTTGAATAATGATGCTTTGGAGCTCTTCATGTCAATGATAAAACAAGGCCCCAAGCCAAACAGCTACACCTTAGCAGCTATGTTAAGTGTCAGTTCGAGCTTGGCTTCTTTAGACTATGGAAAACAAATTCATGCAAGTGCCATGAGGTCGGGGGAAGTGCATTCAGTTTCTGTAAGCAATGCTCTAATTTCAATGTATTCCAAAGCTGGAAGCATCGGTGGTGCAAAGAAAGTATTCAATTTGATTTACTTGAATAGAGATACGGTTTCTTGGACTTCCATGATCATAGCCCTGGCTCAACATGGTCACGGGGAAGATGCCATTGAACTGTTTGAGAAGATGCTGTCACATGGTATTAAGCCTGACCATATAACTTATGTCGGCGTGCTCTCTGCCTGTATACATGTGCGATTGGTAGAACAGGGTAGGAGCTACTATAATTTAATGACGAACGTCCATAAAATCGAACCCACCCATAgccattatgcatgcatgattgATCTGCTTGGGCGCGCTGGATTGCTTCAAGAAGCATTCAATTTTATACAAAGTTTGCCAGTTGAACCAGATGTTATAGCTTGGGGTTCACTTTTATCTTGTTGTAAGGTTCATAAAAATGTAGATCTAGCAAAGGTTGCAGCTGAAAAATTGCTGCTTATTGATCCAGACAACAGTGGGGCCTACTCAGCCCTTGCTAATCTGTATTCAGCTTGTGGAAGATGGGAAGAAGCTGCACAAGTTAGAAGGTCCATGAAGAATAAGGGAGTGAAGAAAGAACAAGGATTTAGTTGGATTCAGATTCAAAACAAAGTTCATGTGTTTGGGGTTGATGATGGAGTTCACACGCAGAAAGAGGCAATCTACAAGATGATGGAAAAGATATGGAAAGAGATTAAAAATATGGGTTTTGTTCCCGACACTGACTCAGTATTGCATGATGTTGGTGAAGAAGTGAAGGAGAAGATGCTTAAACATCACAGTGAGAAACTTGCCATTGCATTTGGGCTAATAAATACTCCAGAGAACACGACGTTGAGGATCATGAAGAACCTTAGAGTTTGTAATGATTGTCATTCTGCCATCAAATTTATTTCCAAGCTCGTGGGCAGAGAAATCATTTTGAGAGACGCTACTCGTTTTCACCATTTTAAGAACGGGCAGTGTTCTTGTCGGGACTATTGGTAG
- the LOC137731343 gene encoding uncharacterized protein isoform X2 — protein sequence MIGFSWLRGYSAVWFLAWSVADLPTVPAILLFFGYTYWKQYWLQNFHTKDYSCSNREINDAIRSNVTYTTTLNLGSYSSIYLNALEKLHLHSQAPMVFITHSATRFIVSFVSHTRTFL from the exons ATGATAGGGTTTTCCTGGCTAAGAGGATATTCTGCGGTTTGGTTCCTCGCTTGGTCAGTCGCAGATTTACCGACGGTTCCGGCGATCCTGTTATTTTTTGg TTATACGTACTGGAAACAATACTGGTTACAAAATTTTCATACCAAGGATTACTCTTGCAGCAACAGAGA AATAAATGATGCAATCAGATCAAACGTAACATATACAACAACATTAAACTTAG GTTCATATTCCTCAATTTATCTTAATGCATTGGAAAAATTGCACCTCCACAGCCAAG CACCCATGGTGTTCATCACTCACTCAGCTACGCGGTTCATTGTCTCCTTTGTTTCTCATACAAGAACATTCCTGTAA